The genomic DNA TCCCGCCTCGCGCAGCACTCGATTGAGGTGAATCGGCTGATCCACCGGAGTGATGCCATATTCCGAGAGAACAATTACCTGTGCGCCGCGACTCTCGTAGTAATCGATCAGGTCGCCGCAAATGGCATCAATTTCCCGCAGATCCTTTGCCACTTCGTTGGGCTGACAGCCGATCTTTTGCAGACAATAGTCGAGATGGGGCAGGTAGATCAGCGTCAGCGTCGGGCTGTGCATTTCCTCCACTCGCTTTGCCGAATTTGCGATCCATTCACTCGATTCAGCAGAAGTCGCCGGACCCCAGAACTTGAATAGAGGAAACTCGCCTAATTCAGCGTTAAGAGTCGATCGCAGTTCGGCAGGCTGGGTATAGATATCGGGCAGCTTGCGACCGTCAGCAGGATACATGGGGCGCGGCGTTACCGCATAGTCCACCGTGGAGTACATGTTGTACCACCAGAACAGATTCGCGCAGGTAAAGCTCGGATCAATGCTGCGGGCGATATCCCAGATCTTTGGGCTTTGCACCAGCTTATTCGACTGCCGCCAGAACTTCACCTCGCAGTCATCCTGGAAATACCAGCCGTTCGCGACAATTCCGTGATCGGTGGGATACCGTCCGGTGAGATAGGTGGACTGCGCCGTACAGGTGACAGCGGGAAGAACGGGCTGAATGGTAGAGAGACGACCCTGAGCAATCCATCGGTTTAACTGCGGGGTATGTTCTCCTAATAGTCTGGAACTCAATCCGACAACATTAATAACAACCGTTTTTTTCATGGAATTGCACAGAGAAGAACAAAAAGAAATTACCGTTTTTAGCAGCGTCAGAAATCACGGAAAAGATGCGCTAAATTAGTGTTTTCAACACCCAAACATACTCCCGCTCGATCGACTCAAGAATATCCAGCTTCATATCAGGAGGTAGCACATCCCATGTGTACGTTTCTATTTCCAGGTGCGTACATTCTGGAGCAAGCGATAAATACTCCAGGATATGACTGATATGATCCTGCGTGGATGCAAAGGTAGAATACTCGTCAACAAAAATGGGAACGTGAAAATGGGTTCGCCATTCGATCGCCTCATCCGTACTGAGGGCAGGCAGAGCCTCGGTGAGATCGGGATAGTGCTGAAGTGTGCCGTCTGCATAGCGGCTGATCACCTGATGCAGATAGGTCGATTCCGCGAAGGGAGTTAGTGCCTCTACGAGAGACTGACGCTGAGACGGCTCCGGAAGATTAATTTTCAGGGCAGCACTCAACTGGAACTTACCGATCGCAATTCCCGCTTCTCGCAGTGCAGTGAGGGCAGATTTTGGCTCCTCATACTCCACGGCAAAGTGGCAGGTATCATAGCAGAGGCGAATATGCCGCTTTAGCAACATTTCTGCTGTATCTGCGTGTACACCTAACCCCTTAATCAGGGCAGGAATGCCGATCGGTAAAAGCCAGTTTTGGAAGAAGGCGATCGTTTCCTGGGCGTTTTCAATCAGTCCGTCGGGTTCCGGCTCCAGATCTAGGTGAATCAGCTTTCCGGTGGACTGGTGAACCTGCGCCATCGTCATCACCGCTTCGACCAGATTCAGGGTGCTGCGCTGAAACACCAGCTCCATTGCCGCCGTATCTTCTCGCCACCAGGGTTTGTAGGACAGGGGCAAAGTTGAAATACCGCCGTCCATGCCTTCGGGCAGCAGGGTTGCCAGGATATGAATCAATCGCTGCGTGTAGGTCAGGCGTTCTTGAAGCGACCAGTCCGGCGCGTAAACCCGATCCTTCACGATCTGGTGATGGAATCCGCCAAAGGGAAAGCCATTTACCGTGAACACATACAAATCCTGCTCCTGAAGCCATGCCTGAAACTGACTCAGGGTATTCCCGGCTAACAGCTCATGCGTCGCTGCATCCGCCAACCGCAACCCCACGCCAAATGGCTGATCCGGACTGAGCCGCTGTTTTAGAATCGGCAGATAGGTTTTGAGATTGCGATCGGTGGCACCCCAGCTTTCGCCCGGATGAATATTCGTGCAGTACGTCAGATGCAGCGGTGAAGGAGTAGAAAGACGCATGGATTTTGTGAGTGAGGAACGAAGAACCGGAAAGACGAACAGGTAGATCCGCAGCTAGATTCGCGACAGATAGACGATCGCTCTGCGATATTGCTCCAGGTCAACCTGATGCACTTCGACGCCTTTGCCCACCTGGGTCAGCAGCATCAGCGTCAGTTCGCCGCCCAAATGCTCCCGGAATTCCGTCAGTCCCCGGAACAATGACAGCGGATGATCCGGTTCCGAAAGATGGCTAATCAGTTCTGGAACGAACAGGTTGAAGCCCAAAGTCTTTAGCGTCGTGCAGATCCGCTGCCAATCCGCCTCCGGCAATAGACCGATCAGGTGGGAATAGGTCGCATCCAGAGCAATGCCGATCGCCACAGCCTCTCCGTGCCGCAGTTCGTATTGGGTGAGCCGCTCCAGTCGGTGGGCTGCCCAGTGCCCGAAATCCAGCGGACGGGATGACCCCAGCTCAAACGGATCGCCATGTCCGGCAATATGCTCCAGGTGAAGCTGGGCGCACCGATAGATGAGCTGCTGCATCGTGCCCATGTCCCGCTGGGCCAGAGCCTCTGCCTGAGACTCGATCGCCTCAAAGAACTCCGGATCTTTAATCAGTGCCACTTTAATTGCCTCTGCCATGCCTGCCCGCCAGTCGCGATCGTCCAGCGTGGTGAGAAACTCAAAGTCGTTCAGCACGGCGTAGGGTGGCGCAAAGGTTCCCAGGAAATTCTTTTTCTCGAAAGCGTTGATGCCATTTTTAACGCCAATTCCCGAATCATTTTGCGCCAGAACCGTCGTCGGGACGCGAATTAGCCGAATGCCCCGATGAGCCGTTGCCGCTGCGTAGCCCGCCATATCCAGAACCGCTCCACCCCCGATCGCCACCACATAGGAATGACGACATAAGCCGATCGCATCCATTGCCTGATGCAGTTGTTCGATCAGCAGCGGGTTATTCTTCGACGCTTCGCCCCCTGGAACTACCAGCGGCGGCACGGGTAAGGTCAGGCTATCGTAATGCTCGCTGTATGCCTGAATCTGCTCCAACAGGTGAGGATGGTGCGGCAGCAGACCGCCATCAACGACCACAAAAATCTTCTTGGGAGTCGCTTCTCCATCCTGGGCAACGACCTGGGCAAGGAGCGGATTCTCCGTCTGAAATAAGCCTTCGGTAAAGTGAACGTCATAGCGAAAGCTAACTTCAAACCGCTGATTGAGAGCGGGCAATAGCGACTGAGCGGAACGACGATTGAGCAGGGATGTCATAGCGAATAGGTAAGTGATTGGATTGGGAATGAATGGGAGTTCAAATCAGGTGAAGCAAAAGCAAGTCAAAAATGAATTAATCAGGTGACGGCAAACAGACGCGCCAGGAAAATCGAAACCGGGAGCAGCAGCAGTACAATCGCCCCATAGATCCATCCGGCAAAACCCGCCGCGATCGCCGCATCCATCACAATCAGCGACAGAACACCCGATCGCACCGCATTCCGAATCGTTTCTGCTCTGGGATCGATCGTGGCTTTGACAAACGCAGGCAGAATGAGTCCCGCAAACAGCAGCACAAACGGAATCGCCGCAGTCAGGTCATACATCGGCAGAAATCCCAGCCCCAGAATGCCTGAAAGTACCATTCCCGCCAGGACTAACGCCAGGATGCCCGTCTCCCGCTTGCCGCCCTGAACTTCTCCCCGACTGATGGCAGTTACCGCCGCAATGTAGGCGATCGGAATCAGTGCCAGAAACCAGCGATTGGGCAATAGCGCCGTTGCCGCACTGACGCCTAACAGCAAATTTCCGCCCCGGCAGAGTCCCATGTTGATCGGACCCAGAATGTTCTGATGCTTGCCGCCCCTATCGTAGAGCAATGCTGCAATCGCGACGCCGATCGCCAGTAGCGCACTGATGAGAGACACCTGAGCCGCCGCCAGCACACCGCCCACCAGAAGCCCGCTGCCTAAAAGGGTTGCGCCTCGTAACGAAGCCCGACCGCTGGGAATGGGACGCTCTGGACGTTCGATCGCATCCAGCTCCGCATCAAACACATCGTTAAACACGACACCTCCGGCATAGAGTCCGGTGGTTGTCAGCAGCAGCCAGCCGAGCGGAGCCAACGCCATCAGAGAAGCTTCTCCAGCCAGGACGGACTGAATCTGAGTGATTTGTCCTGCCGCCGCATAGCCCAGCAGAATATCTGCCCAGGCGGTTAATACATTCGCAGGTCGGGTTAGCTGAAGGTAAGCCCACAGGGAGGTGGACTGTACGCTGGTTGTATTCATGGCAAAGGACTCACTCGCGAATAATCTCACTACCGGATAATCTGACTACCGAATAATCAGAGACTCTTGCTCAGGGGCATAGACGGGCGTTTGTCCCCGCAGCACGGAATTACCGTTGTAAAGCTGCCGCTGATCCACAGGAGGCGGATTCAGCCAGTCTTCTTCCTTCATTTCGCCGCTCTGACCGTATGCCGCCAGTGCATTGCCGTAGCAGATGGCGCGTACCTGCGCTTCGGGGATGCCGTTTTGAAGCATCAGTTGGGCGGTTTTGGGAACGGCAAGGGGATCGCTCATGCCCCAGTCTGCGGCGCTGTCGATGATGACTCGCTCACTGCCATAGCGACGGGCAATTTCCACCATCCGTTCGTTGCCCATCTTGGTATTCGGATAGATCGAGAAGGCACACCAGAAGCCGCGATCGAGGACTTCCTGCACGGTTTCCTCATTGCAGTGGTCGATGATCACCTTTTGCGGATCGATGCCGTGTTCTACACAGATATCCATGCTCAGCGTCGTGCCCTCTTTCTTGTTGCGGTGGGGCGTGTGCACCAGCACGGGCTTATCCAGTTCCTTCGCCAGCTCCAGCTGAAGCCGGAAAAACTTCTCTTCCGTTTTCGTGATTTCGTCAAAGCCAATTTCGCCGATCGCTACGACCCCTTCCTTACAGGCAAACAGCGGCAGCAGTTCCAGCACTTCCTCCGCCAGAGGCTCATTGTTGGCTTCCTTGGGGTTAATCGACAGGGTGCAGTAGTGGCGGATGCCAAACTGTCCGGCGCGGAAACGTTCCCAACCCACCAGACCGCTGAAGTAGTCCTTAAACGACCCGACATTGGTACGGGGTTGTCCCAGCCAGAAGGCAGGCTCAATCAGGGCAACGACCCCATACTGCTGCATCACCAGGTAGTCATACGTGGTGCGCGATGACATATGGACGTGCGGGTCGATAAACATCATGGAATTTTGCAGCATGGAGTTTGGCAGCATAACACCTTCGCTATGGGGTTAATGAACGTTATGAGCTGGAGAAATGAAACTTGAAAGAATGGAATAGGTCACGCCTGAGAGACGGTCTTCAGGATAGAGAGAGAACACCCCAGGACAATTCACCGGACTGAATTTGCGGTTGCAGATGGGGCACTGTTGAAAGGAGTGCTTTCGCTTCCGGCAAGGGAGAGGCGGCACAGGCAAGGGCACCCGCTTTCTGTTCCCGTTCATCCTCACTGGCGAACAGCTTTTCAAAATCCCCAATCCGATCGCCTTCCAGATAGGGAGCTGCCACCCGCCACAGTTCCGGATTAATCGACCGTCCTGCCGCCCATCGTTCGTGAGCATAGTCGGACAGCATCCGGGACAGTTTGGGATTAGCGCGACGATCCAGACCGACGATCGGGTAAAGCGGACTGCCCATAAATAGCGCCTTCAGCACGAGCTGATTCCAGGAGTCCTCGCTGAAATAGTCGGCAGGATAAGAATTATGGAGAGCGATCGCGTTAAACACGGCGGTCATGTTGGTGCGAATGCCATCGAGTCCTTGACTTAGGAAGCGATCGGGCTGGGGCAGCAGCGGTAAGACCTGATACAGTGCCACCAGTTCACCTACATCAGCGGCGGAAAACAGTTTAGCAACGGTACCGACAGCGGCATCGGGGTGATGAGTTGCCCAGGCAAGAACCAGCAGTGCCCGACCCGCCTGATCGACACTCCAGTGCTGAAGATTCCAGCCAGGATGAATCTGTGCTGCCGCCTGCGTTTCCGCACCAGAGAGAGCAAGATCCGCTTTACCCAGGTAGCGGGGGACGGCACTAAACCGGGCGACAAATAGCCGCTCAGCCGTTTCCTGAATCTGATCGATCGTTTCACTTAACCACTGAAAAGCCTTGCCGTTTAGCTGACGCTCAAGACAGGAATACAGAAACATTGCTGCTGGATCTAGAGCAGAGACTAAGGTCGTTTGTTGCATTCTTTCAAAGGGGAAGTGCTGATGAGGGAGTGTTGATGAGGTGATGCTGATTGATAATGCGGAATGGACAGTTCGGGATCGAGTTTGGAATTGAGTTTGGGATCACTAGCCCCTGATAGGACGATCGAATTCTCAACTTTTTCAACCTAAGTTCTGACAAACTGAAGAGAACCGAGCGCATAAGGTCTTTCAGGGCAGCACAACTGCCAGTTACCCGATGCTTTGACGAGCATTTGCTAGTTCCCTAATCATTAGGGAGAGCTGCTAAGTATCTCAAGTCTTTCACCGTTAGATTGATAAAATCTTCATCTTTCCATAGGGTTTTATCCATGAAGCGATCGTAATCCTACTCAGTTTGAGGAAAAATTAGTAAAACATTTCAGCATCAAAACGGGATGAAGAAAGCGGTTTTCGATCGCCAAACTCTTGAACCCGCAATGTCAAACTTCGATGTTTCCTTCGGTCTGATCCGCCCATCCAAAGTTCATCTTTTTCTGATTTTGTATCCATTGATTCTTTTTAAGGAATTCATGATGCTTTGGTGTATATTCCGTGAATCAACCGGATTTAGATTTAAACAAATCGATCATTTTTCTGCTCATAAAAAAGCTCCAGGAAGCAAGTAGATAGAAATCCACTTGATCCCAGAGCCTATGCTTATGCCCAATTCACCGCGCCCATTTCAGGCAGGGTTTAAACGATCGTCTGCACTAAGCGATATTAAGAATTGAAGTTTAGACAGTTACTTGTCAGGCAGTTACTCGACTGTCACCGACTTTGCCAAATTACGCGGCTGATCTACATCCAGACCACGACGCGACGCAATATGGTATGCCAGGAATTGCAGCGGAATCACTGTTAGAATCGGCGACAGCAGCTCCTCCACGGAAGGTACGGGCAGCACGTTATCAAACACTTCGGCGGCGTGTTCATCTCCCATCGGCGTCACTCCAATCAACCGGGCATCGCGGGCTTTTGCCTCTTGAGCGTTGGAAATCACTTTTTCGTAGACCGCTCCCGGCATGGCGATCGCCACCACAGGCACTTTGGCATCCAGGAGGGCGATCGGACCGTGTTTCATTTCGCCTGCGGGGTAGCCTTCCGCGTGGATATAGCTGATTTCCTTCAGCTTCAGGGCACCTTCCAGGGCGATCGGGAAGTTGATGCCGCGACCCAGGAAAATGAAGTCCTGCGTTTCGGCGAAGTCGTGGGCAAGTTCTTCGATGTAGCGTTCCTGGCTTTCCAGAATCATTTCCATTTCCGAGGGCAACTGGCGCAGTCCGGTGAGGATTTTCTCCAGGCGATCGAGCGATACGGTTTTGCGGCGATACGCCAGATCTAACGCCAGACAGTAGAACGCCACCAGCTGTGCGGTAAAGGTTTTGGTTGCTGCTACGCCAATTTCGATTCCGGCGCGGGTGTCGATCAGGTAGTCTGCCAGATGCCCCAGGGTGCTGTCCGTGCGGTTGGTGATACCCAGAATGCGAGGCTGGAATTTGCCATCGAGATCCAGTCTGCGTCGCTTGTCCATTTCCAGGGCAGAGAGGGTGTCTGCGGTTTCTCCCGATTGGGTGACGCCGATTGTCAGGGTGTGGGGCGTCAGGGGCGGCGGCGAGTAGCGAAATTCAGAAGCGTACTGGACCTGGGTGGGAATTTCTGCCAACTGCTCCAGCAGGTATTTGCCCACCAGTCCGGCGTGCCAGCTGGTTCCACAGGCGACGATCTGGATTTGCTCAATGTCGGTGTAGAACTCGTCCGGCAGATTCAGGGTAATCGGCGAAGTGGAACTGGCGGCTGTCCAATCGCTATCCAGGTATGCCTCCAGCGAAGCTCGCACGACTCCGGGCTGCTCATAGATTTCCTTCACCATGAAATGCCGGAAGCCCTGCTTTTCGACCTGGATTGGGTTCATGTCCAGCATTCGCGGCGTTTTCCTCAGCCGATGTCCGGCAAAGTCGTAGACTTCGACGCCCAGGGGGGTCAGCCTTGCCAGTTCGCTATTTTCCAGTGTCAGGACTGCCCGCGTGTGGGTCACGAGTGCCGGAGTATCCGATGCACAGAAAAACTCACCCTGCCCAAACCCGATCGCTAGAGGAGCCTGCTGCCGCACCGCAATGAGTTCATCGGGATAGTCGGCAGAGACGATCGCCAGGGCAAACGCTCCCTGAAGGTCATTCACTGCCATCCGGGTTGCCTCCAGCAGGGCATTACCGCCAGCAGGGATTTGTGCCAGGTAGTCTGCAATCAGGTGGGGAATCACTTCCGTATCGGTTTCCGATCGAAACTCGTGTCCCTTTGCCTTCAGGATTTCTCGCAGTTCGCGATAGTTTTCAATAATGCCGTTCTGGACGACTGCTAATCGCTTGGAGGTATCCATGTGGGGATGGGCGTTGTATTCCTCCGGCTTGCCGTGGGTTGCCCAGCGGGTATGACCAATCCCGATCTGCGCCGGAATGTGCAGCCCTTCTAGCTTTTCCTGCAAATTCTGAAGTTTTCCCTTTGCCCGAACACAGTGAATCTCGCCTTCCCAAATGGTGGCAATTCCGGCGGAATCATAGCCGCGATACTCCAGTTTGCGTAACCCTTCGAGCAAAATATTACTTGCCGCTTGGGTTCCGATGTAGCCAACAATTCCACACATGGGCTGACGCTCCTCTTCAGGCTAAAGTGGATGGATTTATTTTATGGAGACTATTCCCTCATTGGGGGAACAGCAAAGCAAGCTTGAAGCAATCTTCATTCATACACCAACCAATGCACCTCGTTTCTACAAAAAGGCGATCGAAGATTCCGGAAAAGTTGGAGGAGGTTATTTTAGACCAATCGAGTAGGGTTGAGTGTATGGGTTTTGTGTCGCCTGAAGTTTTCTGTCTGTCCTGTTTACGCCGGTGATCTGTCCGAGTCTTAGACCTTGCCGCCCCCTAAATCCCCCAATTCTGGGGGACCTTAAAGCGTCATATTCCTATTTAGTTAGATGAAATCGCTTTTCTTCGACCCAAGCGATATTTAACGCAAGCGATCGTCAAAGAGCGATGGATCGAAATTCCCCCATTTATGAGGAATTTAGGGGGCGTCAGGAGTCAGCGCAATCTACCAGAAAGCCGCATCTGCCTTAAGTCGCAAAACGGGAAGCTGCGTAGAACACTAGACTAGGATCTAGGACAAAATTCCTGCTGTCTAAAATTCTGTCCAAAATTCTGTTTAACCTTTCCGGTGTGTGACCATGAGTGCGAATCTGTCTGAAACTCGATCTGAGAATCCGATTCTGTCGCTTGCCTATGAGCCTGCCTTTGAGTCCTTAGGGGAGGACTACTATGACGTTGTGGCGGCGGCGGAATTTCCCCAGCAGATTTTGCGGTTTCGCAATGATGAAGTTTTGACCCAGATTGGACTCGATCCGCAGCGAGTAGCGGACGCCGACTTTGTACAGGCATTTGGTCAGTTTGAGGGACGTTCCCCCCTTCTGGCAATGCGCTATCACGGCTATCAGTTCGGCGAATATAACCCGCAGTTGGGCGACGGACGCGGCTTTCTCTATGGGCAGGTGCGCGGCACGGACGGCGAACTGTACGACTTTGGCACCAAAGGATCGGGCAGAACCCCCTACTCCAGAGGTGGCGATGGGCGGCTGACCCTGAAGGGCGGCGTGCGGGAAGTCCTGGCGGCGGAAATGCTGCATCGGCTGGGCGTGAAAACCTCCCGCTGTCTCAGTCTGGTGGAAACGGGAGAGGGACTGTGGCGCGGCGATGAACCCTCTCCTACCCGATCGTCTGTGATGATCCGCTTTTCGCGATCGCATATCCGGTTCGGCACATTTGAGCGGCTGCACCACCTCGGACGAAAGGATTTGATTCAGAAATTGCTGGATCACGTCCTGGAAATATACTATCCGCATCTGAAAGGGCAGGACAATGCCTATCTGCGGTTTTATACAGAACTGGTGGAGCGAGTGGCAGATTTAACGGCGCAGTGGATGTCCGTGGGCTTCTGTCATGCCGTTCTCAACACCGATAATATGTCCGTCACCGGCGAAAGCTTTGACTACGGACCCTACGCCTTCATTCAGCAGTACGATCCGCAGTTCACCGCAGCCTATTTTGACTATTACGGACGCTATTGCTATGCCAATCAGCCTGCTGCCTGCGAGTGGAATCTGCAAATGCTGCAAGTGCCGCTCAAAGCCGTGCTTGACCCCTTCGACATGGAAGCTGCCCTGAATCAGTTCCACGATCGCTATCAGCAAACCTACCGTGCCCGGATGCTGCGAAAACTGGGCTTTGAAATCGGCTTCGATCAGGTTCCGGAAGAAATTGCCGACGAGCTACTCCACCTGACATTGCAGCTCCTGTTTGAAACCAAGCTGGGCTATCACGACTTCTTCCTGGCACTGCGGCAACAGTTCGATTGCTCCTGGCGCGACTCCGCCGAAAGTATCTTTGACCAGGCAACCACTCAGGCTCCCGGCGAAAAAACGGATACCGTGGAAACCCTGCTCGACCGCTGGCGGCAGTTCTACCATCAGGTGTTAAACAGTCTGCCAGAATCGGAGCTGGAGCAAATTAGCCGACGGTTGAATCAGCACAACCCCAGCACCGTGATTATTCGCCCGCAAATCGAGGCAATCTGGGAACCCATTACCCAGGAAGATAACTGGCAGCCGTTTTATGACCTGATCGATCGGATTCGATCGTCTGTTGTTTTACCGCAGTCCAGTTAACCGATCGCCTTACTGTAAATCAGTCGAGTTCTAAGGGGCTGAAACCCAACTGACTCATAGAGGGCAAGTGCCTGATTTGGGTTGTCCAGGTCTACGCCCAGATGGGCAAGCTCCATGCCAGTCGATCGCAAACGATGCAGACCCGCCAGCAGCAGGGCACGTCCTAACCCCA from Leptolyngbya ohadii IS1 includes the following:
- a CDS encoding alkaline phosphatase family protein; its protein translation is MKKTVVINVVGLSSRLLGEHTPQLNRWIAQGRLSTIQPVLPAVTCTAQSTYLTGRYPTDHGIVANGWYFQDDCEVKFWRQSNKLVQSPKIWDIARSIDPSFTCANLFWWYNMYSTVDYAVTPRPMYPADGRKLPDIYTQPAELRSTLNAELGEFPLFKFWGPATSAESSEWIANSAKRVEEMHSPTLTLIYLPHLDYCLQKIGCQPNEVAKDLREIDAICGDLIDYYESRGAQVIVLSEYGITPVDQPIHLNRVLREAGLLQVREELGRELLDAGASKAFAVADHQIAHVYVNDPSCLEKVKQLLEQTNGIDLVLDEAGKEAYHLDHPRSGDLVAVAKPNAWFTYYYWLDDRKAPDFARTVDIHRKPGYDPAELFIDPKLKLPKLKLGLTLLKKKLGFRYLMEVIPLDASVVKGSHGHLTPAPADCPLLITRQTDLVQRDSLEAIDVFNVILSHLKG
- the eboE gene encoding metabolite traffic protein EboE, with protein sequence MRLSTPSPLHLTYCTNIHPGESWGATDRNLKTYLPILKQRLSPDQPFGVGLRLADAATHELLAGNTLSQFQAWLQEQDLYVFTVNGFPFGGFHHQIVKDRVYAPDWSLQERLTYTQRLIHILATLLPEGMDGGISTLPLSYKPWWREDTAAMELVFQRSTLNLVEAVMTMAQVHQSTGKLIHLDLEPEPDGLIENAQETIAFFQNWLLPIGIPALIKGLGVHADTAEMLLKRHIRLCYDTCHFAVEYEEPKSALTALREAGIAIGKFQLSAALKINLPEPSQRQSLVEALTPFAESTYLHQVISRYADGTLQHYPDLTEALPALSTDEAIEWRTHFHVPIFVDEYSTFASTQDHISHILEYLSLAPECTHLEIETYTWDVLPPDMKLDILESIEREYVWVLKTLI
- a CDS encoding 3-dehydroquinate synthase, which gives rise to MTSLLNRRSAQSLLPALNQRFEVSFRYDVHFTEGLFQTENPLLAQVVAQDGEATPKKIFVVVDGGLLPHHPHLLEQIQAYSEHYDSLTLPVPPLVVPGGEASKNNPLLIEQLHQAMDAIGLCRHSYVVAIGGGAVLDMAGYAAATAHRGIRLIRVPTTVLAQNDSGIGVKNGINAFEKKNFLGTFAPPYAVLNDFEFLTTLDDRDWRAGMAEAIKVALIKDPEFFEAIESQAEALAQRDMGTMQQLIYRCAQLHLEHIAGHGDPFELGSSRPLDFGHWAAHRLERLTQYELRHGEAVAIGIALDATYSHLIGLLPEADWQRICTTLKTLGFNLFVPELISHLSEPDHPLSLFRGLTEFREHLGGELTLMLLTQVGKGVEVHQVDLEQYRRAIVYLSRI
- the eboC gene encoding UbiA-like protein EboC (EboC, a homolog the polyprenyltransferase UbiA, belongs to system of proteins involved in the trafficking of precursor metabolites to an extracytoplasmic compartment so that the biosynthesis of certain natural products, such as scytonemin, can be completed.), which gives rise to MNTTSVQSTSLWAYLQLTRPANVLTAWADILLGYAAAGQITQIQSVLAGEASLMALAPLGWLLLTTTGLYAGGVVFNDVFDAELDAIERPERPIPSGRASLRGATLLGSGLLVGGVLAAAQVSLISALLAIGVAIAALLYDRGGKHQNILGPINMGLCRGGNLLLGVSAATALLPNRWFLALIPIAYIAAVTAISRGEVQGGKRETGILALVLAGMVLSGILGLGFLPMYDLTAAIPFVLLFAGLILPAFVKATIDPRAETIRNAVRSGVLSLIVMDAAIAAGFAGWIYGAIVLLLLPVSIFLARLFAVT
- a CDS encoding TatD family hydrolase; the encoded protein is MLPNSMLQNSMMFIDPHVHMSSRTTYDYLVMQQYGVVALIEPAFWLGQPRTNVGSFKDYFSGLVGWERFRAGQFGIRHYCTLSINPKEANNEPLAEEVLELLPLFACKEGVVAIGEIGFDEITKTEEKFFRLQLELAKELDKPVLVHTPHRNKKEGTTLSMDICVEHGIDPQKVIIDHCNEETVQEVLDRGFWCAFSIYPNTKMGNERMVEIARRYGSERVIIDSAADWGMSDPLAVPKTAQLMLQNGIPEAQVRAICYGNALAAYGQSGEMKEEDWLNPPPVDQRQLYNGNSVLRGQTPVYAPEQESLIIR
- a CDS encoding EboA domain-containing protein, with translation MQQTTLVSALDPAAMFLYSCLERQLNGKAFQWLSETIDQIQETAERLFVARFSAVPRYLGKADLALSGAETQAAAQIHPGWNLQHWSVDQAGRALLVLAWATHHPDAAVGTVAKLFSAADVGELVALYQVLPLLPQPDRFLSQGLDGIRTNMTAVFNAIALHNSYPADYFSEDSWNQLVLKALFMGSPLYPIVGLDRRANPKLSRMLSDYAHERWAAGRSINPELWRVAAPYLEGDRIGDFEKLFASEDEREQKAGALACAASPLPEAKALLSTVPHLQPQIQSGELSWGVLSLS
- the glmS gene encoding glutamine--fructose-6-phosphate transaminase (isomerizing); this encodes MCGIVGYIGTQAASNILLEGLRKLEYRGYDSAGIATIWEGEIHCVRAKGKLQNLQEKLEGLHIPAQIGIGHTRWATHGKPEEYNAHPHMDTSKRLAVVQNGIIENYRELREILKAKGHEFRSETDTEVIPHLIADYLAQIPAGGNALLEATRMAVNDLQGAFALAIVSADYPDELIAVRQQAPLAIGFGQGEFFCASDTPALVTHTRAVLTLENSELARLTPLGVEVYDFAGHRLRKTPRMLDMNPIQVEKQGFRHFMVKEIYEQPGVVRASLEAYLDSDWTAASSTSPITLNLPDEFYTDIEQIQIVACGTSWHAGLVGKYLLEQLAEIPTQVQYASEFRYSPPPLTPHTLTIGVTQSGETADTLSALEMDKRRRLDLDGKFQPRILGITNRTDSTLGHLADYLIDTRAGIEIGVAATKTFTAQLVAFYCLALDLAYRRKTVSLDRLEKILTGLRQLPSEMEMILESQERYIEELAHDFAETQDFIFLGRGINFPIALEGALKLKEISYIHAEGYPAGEMKHGPIALLDAKVPVVAIAMPGAVYEKVISNAQEAKARDARLIGVTPMGDEHAAEVFDNVLPVPSVEELLSPILTVIPLQFLAYHIASRRGLDVDQPRNLAKSVTVE
- a CDS encoding protein adenylyltransferase SelO codes for the protein MSANLSETRSENPILSLAYEPAFESLGEDYYDVVAAAEFPQQILRFRNDEVLTQIGLDPQRVADADFVQAFGQFEGRSPLLAMRYHGYQFGEYNPQLGDGRGFLYGQVRGTDGELYDFGTKGSGRTPYSRGGDGRLTLKGGVREVLAAEMLHRLGVKTSRCLSLVETGEGLWRGDEPSPTRSSVMIRFSRSHIRFGTFERLHHLGRKDLIQKLLDHVLEIYYPHLKGQDNAYLRFYTELVERVADLTAQWMSVGFCHAVLNTDNMSVTGESFDYGPYAFIQQYDPQFTAAYFDYYGRYCYANQPAACEWNLQMLQVPLKAVLDPFDMEAALNQFHDRYQQTYRARMLRKLGFEIGFDQVPEEIADELLHLTLQLLFETKLGYHDFFLALRQQFDCSWRDSAESIFDQATTQAPGEKTDTVETLLDRWRQFYHQVLNSLPESELEQISRRLNQHNPSTVIIRPQIEAIWEPITQEDNWQPFYDLIDRIRSSVVLPQSS